From a region of the Pan paniscus chromosome 19, NHGRI_mPanPan1-v2.0_pri, whole genome shotgun sequence genome:
- the TMUB2 gene encoding transmembrane and ubiquitin-like domain-containing protein 2 isoform X1, with protein sequence MISRHLQNNLMSVDPASSQAMELSDVTLIEGVGNEVMVVAGVVVLILALVLAWLSTYVADSGSNQLLGAIVSAGDTSVLHLGHVDHLVAGQGNPEPTELPHPSEGNDEKAEEAGEGRGDSTGEAGAGGGVEPSLEHLLDIQGLPKRQAGAGSSSPEAPLRSEDSTCLPPSPGLITVRLKFLNDTEELAVARPEDTVGALKSKYFPGQESQMKLIYQGRLLQDPARTLRSLNITDNCVIHCHRSPPGSAVPGPSASLAPSATEPPSLGVNVGSLMVPVFVVLLGVVWYFRINYRQFFTAPATVSLVGVTVFFSFLVFGMYGR encoded by the exons ATGATTTCACGTCATCTTCAAAACAACCTCATGAG CGTGGACCCTGCCAGCAGCCAGGCCATGGAGCTCTCTGATGTCACCCTCATTGAGGGTGTGGGTAatgaggtgatggtggtggcaggtgtggtggtgctgaTTCTAGCCTTGGTCCTAGCTTGGCTCTCTACCTACGTAGCAGACAGCGGTAGCAACCAGCTCCTGGGCGCTATTGTGTCAGCAGGCGACACATCCGTCCTCCACCTGGGGCATGTGGACCACCTGGTGGCAGGCCAAGGCAACCCCGAGCCAACTGAACTCCCCCATCCATCAGAGGGTAATGATGAGAAGGCTGAAGAGGCTGGTGAAGGTCGGGGAGACTCCACAGGGGAGGCTGGAGCTGGGGGTGGTGTTGAGCCCAGCCTTGAGCATCTCCTTGACATTCAAGGCCTGCCCAAAAGACAAGCAGGTGCAGGCAGCAGCAGTCCAGAGGCCCCCCTGAGATCTGAGGATAGcacctgcctccctcccagccctggcctcATCACTGTGCGGCTCAAATTCCTCAATGATACCGAGGAGCTGGCTGTGGCTAGGCCAGAGGATACCGTGGGTGCCCTGAAGAG CAAATACTTCCCTGGACAAGAAAGCCAGATGAAACTGATCTACCAGGGCCGCCTGCTACAAGACCCAGCCCGCACACTGCGTTCTCTGAACATTACCGACAACTGTGTGATTCACTGCCACCGCTCACCCCCAGGGTCAGCTGTTCCAGGCCCCTCAGCCTCCTTGGCCCCCTCGGCCACTGAGCCACCCAGCCTTGGTGTCAATGTGGGCAGCCTCATGGTGCCTGTCTTTGTGGTGCTGTTGGGTGTGGTCTGGTACTTCCGAATCAATTACCGCCAATTCTTCACAGCACCTGCCACTGTCTCCCTGGTGGGAGTCACCGTCTTCTTCAGCTTCCTAGTATTTGGGATGTATGGACGATAA
- the TMUB2 gene encoding transmembrane and ubiquitin-like domain-containing protein 2 isoform X2, producing the protein MDSVDPASSQAMELSDVTLIEGVGNEVMVVAGVVVLILALVLAWLSTYVADSGSNQLLGAIVSAGDTSVLHLGHVDHLVAGQGNPEPTELPHPSEGNDEKAEEAGEGRGDSTGEAGAGGGVEPSLEHLLDIQGLPKRQAGAGSSSPEAPLRSEDSTCLPPSPGLITVRLKFLNDTEELAVARPEDTVGALKSKYFPGQESQMKLIYQGRLLQDPARTLRSLNITDNCVIHCHRSPPGSAVPGPSASLAPSATEPPSLGVNVGSLMVPVFVVLLGVVWYFRINYRQFFTAPATVSLVGVTVFFSFLVFGMYGR; encoded by the exons ATGGACAG CGTGGACCCTGCCAGCAGCCAGGCCATGGAGCTCTCTGATGTCACCCTCATTGAGGGTGTGGGTAatgaggtgatggtggtggcaggtgtggtggtgctgaTTCTAGCCTTGGTCCTAGCTTGGCTCTCTACCTACGTAGCAGACAGCGGTAGCAACCAGCTCCTGGGCGCTATTGTGTCAGCAGGCGACACATCCGTCCTCCACCTGGGGCATGTGGACCACCTGGTGGCAGGCCAAGGCAACCCCGAGCCAACTGAACTCCCCCATCCATCAGAGGGTAATGATGAGAAGGCTGAAGAGGCTGGTGAAGGTCGGGGAGACTCCACAGGGGAGGCTGGAGCTGGGGGTGGTGTTGAGCCCAGCCTTGAGCATCTCCTTGACATTCAAGGCCTGCCCAAAAGACAAGCAGGTGCAGGCAGCAGCAGTCCAGAGGCCCCCCTGAGATCTGAGGATAGcacctgcctccctcccagccctggcctcATCACTGTGCGGCTCAAATTCCTCAATGATACCGAGGAGCTGGCTGTGGCTAGGCCAGAGGATACCGTGGGTGCCCTGAAGAG CAAATACTTCCCTGGACAAGAAAGCCAGATGAAACTGATCTACCAGGGCCGCCTGCTACAAGACCCAGCCCGCACACTGCGTTCTCTGAACATTACCGACAACTGTGTGATTCACTGCCACCGCTCACCCCCAGGGTCAGCTGTTCCAGGCCCCTCAGCCTCCTTGGCCCCCTCGGCCACTGAGCCACCCAGCCTTGGTGTCAATGTGGGCAGCCTCATGGTGCCTGTCTTTGTGGTGCTGTTGGGTGTGGTCTGGTACTTCCGAATCAATTACCGCCAATTCTTCACAGCACCTGCCACTGTCTCCCTGGTGGGAGTCACCGTCTTCTTCAGCTTCCTAGTATTTGGGATGTATGGACGATAA
- the TMUB2 gene encoding transmembrane and ubiquitin-like domain-containing protein 2 isoform X3, protein MELSDVTLIEGVGNEVMVVAGVVVLILALVLAWLSTYVADSGSNQLLGAIVSAGDTSVLHLGHVDHLVAGQGNPEPTELPHPSEGNDEKAEEAGEGRGDSTGEAGAGGGVEPSLEHLLDIQGLPKRQAGAGSSSPEAPLRSEDSTCLPPSPGLITVRLKFLNDTEELAVARPEDTVGALKSKYFPGQESQMKLIYQGRLLQDPARTLRSLNITDNCVIHCHRSPPGSAVPGPSASLAPSATEPPSLGVNVGSLMVPVFVVLLGVVWYFRINYRQFFTAPATVSLVGVTVFFSFLVFGMYGR, encoded by the exons ATGGAGCTCTCTGATGTCACCCTCATTGAGGGTGTGGGTAatgaggtgatggtggtggcaggtgtggtggtgctgaTTCTAGCCTTGGTCCTAGCTTGGCTCTCTACCTACGTAGCAGACAGCGGTAGCAACCAGCTCCTGGGCGCTATTGTGTCAGCAGGCGACACATCCGTCCTCCACCTGGGGCATGTGGACCACCTGGTGGCAGGCCAAGGCAACCCCGAGCCAACTGAACTCCCCCATCCATCAGAGGGTAATGATGAGAAGGCTGAAGAGGCTGGTGAAGGTCGGGGAGACTCCACAGGGGAGGCTGGAGCTGGGGGTGGTGTTGAGCCCAGCCTTGAGCATCTCCTTGACATTCAAGGCCTGCCCAAAAGACAAGCAGGTGCAGGCAGCAGCAGTCCAGAGGCCCCCCTGAGATCTGAGGATAGcacctgcctccctcccagccctggcctcATCACTGTGCGGCTCAAATTCCTCAATGATACCGAGGAGCTGGCTGTGGCTAGGCCAGAGGATACCGTGGGTGCCCTGAAGAG CAAATACTTCCCTGGACAAGAAAGCCAGATGAAACTGATCTACCAGGGCCGCCTGCTACAAGACCCAGCCCGCACACTGCGTTCTCTGAACATTACCGACAACTGTGTGATTCACTGCCACCGCTCACCCCCAGGGTCAGCTGTTCCAGGCCCCTCAGCCTCCTTGGCCCCCTCGGCCACTGAGCCACCCAGCCTTGGTGTCAATGTGGGCAGCCTCATGGTGCCTGTCTTTGTGGTGCTGTTGGGTGTGGTCTGGTACTTCCGAATCAATTACCGCCAATTCTTCACAGCACCTGCCACTGTCTCCCTGGTGGGAGTCACCGTCTTCTTCAGCTTCCTAGTATTTGGGATGTATGGACGATAA
- the TMUB2 gene encoding transmembrane and ubiquitin-like domain-containing protein 2 isoform X4: MISRHLQNNLMSVDPASSQAMELSDVTLIEGVGNEVMVVAGVVVLILALVLAWLSTYVADSGSNQLLGAIVSAGDTSVLHLGHVDHLVAGQGNPEPTELPHPSEANTSLDKKAR, translated from the exons ATGATTTCACGTCATCTTCAAAACAACCTCATGAG CGTGGACCCTGCCAGCAGCCAGGCCATGGAGCTCTCTGATGTCACCCTCATTGAGGGTGTGGGTAatgaggtgatggtggtggcaggtgtggtggtgctgaTTCTAGCCTTGGTCCTAGCTTGGCTCTCTACCTACGTAGCAGACAGCGGTAGCAACCAGCTCCTGGGCGCTATTGTGTCAGCAGGCGACACATCCGTCCTCCACCTGGGGCATGTGGACCACCTGGTGGCAGGCCAAGGCAACCCCGAGCCAACTGAACTCCCCCATCCATCAGAGG CAAATACTTCCCTGGACAAGAAAGCCAGATGA